Proteins encoded in a region of the Malaciobacter mytili LMG 24559 genome:
- a CDS encoding LysE/ArgO family amino acid transporter, with product MIDIFLKGFLLTLSLIVAIGAQNAYILKLGLQRHYVLITVFLCTLFDFLFISIGVFGLGFFIKGNQLLINIIAIFGIVFLIFYAITSFKAAFKNDSLNIEEKNEKKSLKEVISLLLVFTFLNPHVYLDTILLIGGIGSSYTFLSEKLIFLFGCALGSGVWFFSLGFGAKFLTALFKKPITWKILDTIIGFVMLLIAYSLVELISF from the coding sequence TATCTTTAATAGTTGCTATTGGTGCTCAAAATGCATATATTTTAAAATTAGGACTTCAAAGACATTATGTATTAATCACAGTTTTTTTATGTACTTTATTTGATTTTCTTTTTATTTCTATTGGAGTATTTGGTTTAGGTTTTTTTATAAAAGGTAATCAATTACTTATAAATATTATTGCTATTTTTGGTATTGTTTTTCTAATTTTTTATGCAATAACTTCTTTTAAAGCTGCTTTTAAAAATGACTCTTTAAATATTGAAGAGAAAAATGAAAAAAAGAGTTTAAAAGAGGTTATCTCACTATTATTGGTTTTTACTTTTTTAAATCCACATGTATATTTAGATACTATTTTACTAATTGGTGGTATTGGTTCAAGTTATACTTTTTTAAGTGAAAAGCTTATTTTTTTATTTGGATGTGCTTTGGGTTCAGGAGTTTGGTTTTTTTCTCTTGGATTTGGTGCAAAGTTCTTAACTGCATTATTTAAAAAGCCAATTACTTGGAAAATCTTAGATACTATAATTGGTTTTGTTATGCTTTTAATTGCCTATTCTTTGGTTGAATTAATAAGCTTTTAA